The Setaria italica strain Yugu1 chromosome IX, Setaria_italica_v2.0, whole genome shotgun sequence genome has a window encoding:
- the LOC101759592 gene encoding uncharacterized calcium-binding protein At1g02270 isoform X5: protein MAKKQRREASARRRRDRHHDRWLPRDERCVSCTTFNILAPIYKRMDSENCRESQYRAYWFSRNEKIIDRLLADSSSIICLQEVWLGNDELVDMYQKRLGDANYTLFKLARTNNRGDGLLTAVHSSYFNVLNYRELLFNDFGDRVAQLLHVESAMPVLQNRSTRCVQQQSLIVNTHLLFPHDHSLSVVRLRQVYKILQYIEAYQEENKLGPMPIILCGDWNGSKRGQVYKFLRSQGFVSSYDTAHQYSDGEEDAHKWVSHRNHRGNICGVDFIWLLNPDKCRKPLKTSWNEAVFGIIKYLLLQVAFLSEENAFALLKADSPDDHITYSSFYQALSQLGMVHADRLNSEEIEDLWGEADRDGDGVIDYKEFQETNETLWDSAVLC, encoded by the exons ATG GCGAAGAAGCAGCGTAGGGAGGCGAGCGCGAGGCGGCGCCGGGACCGCCACCACGACCGGTGGCTGCCACGGGACGAACGCTGCGTCTCCTGCACCACGTTCAACATTCTCGCGCCGATCTACAAACGCATGGACTCTGAG AATTGCAGGGAGAGCCAGTACAGGGCCTACTGGTTCAGCCGCAACGAGAAGATCATTGACCGTCTTCTTGCTGATAGCTCGTCCATCATCTGTCTTCAG GAGGTTTGGTTGGGAAACGATGAGCTGGTGGACATGTACCAGAAGCGGCTGGGTGACGCCAATTACACGCTCTTTAAGCTTGCACGCACCAACAATCGTGGAGATG GTCTACTTACTGCTGTACATAGCAGCTACTTCAATGTTTTGAATTATCGGGAGCTTCTCTTCAATGACTTTGGTGATCGAGTGGCTCAGCTGTTGCATGTTGAGTCAGCGATGCCCGTCTTGCAAAACCGAAGCACCAGATGTGTCCAGCAGCAGAGCCTCATTGTCAACACCCATTTATTATTCCCTCATGACCACAGCCTTTCAGTAGTCCGCCTGAGACAG GTATATAAGATCCTTCAGTATATAGAGGCTTACCAGGAAGAGAATAAACTTGGTCCAATGCCAATCATTCTATGCGG GGATTGGAACGGAAGTAAACGTGGCCAAGTTTACAAGTTCCTTCGTTCGCAGGGGTTTGTTTCATCATATGACACTGCTCATCAATACAGTGACGGCGAAGAAGATGCGCACAAG TGGGTGAGTCATCGTAACCATCGAGGCAACATCTGTGGAGTTGATTTCATTTGGCTTCTCAATCCGGATAAGTGCAGGAAGCCCCTGAAAACCAGCTGGAATGAAGCTGTCTTTGGTATCATCAAG TACCTCCTTCTCCAAGTTGCATTTCTTTCCGAGGAGAATGCATTTGCGCTCCTCAAGGCAGACAGCCCTGATGATCACATCACATATTCAAGTTTCTACCAGGCACTCTCTCAG TTAGGAATGGTCCATGCTGATCGCCTAAATTCAGAAGAAATTGAAGATCTATGGGGTGAAGCTGACCGTGATGGAGATGGTGTTATTGACTACAAAGAGTTTCAG GAAACTAATGAGACGCTTTGGGACAGTGCTGTCCTTTGTTGA
- the LOC101759592 gene encoding uncharacterized calcium-binding protein At1g02270 isoform X3 encodes MAKKQRREASARRRRDRHHDRWLPRDERCVSCTTFNILAPIYKRMDSENCRESQYRAYWFSRNEKIIDRLLADSSSIICLQEVWLGNDELVDMYQKRLGDANYTLFKLARTNNRGDGLLTAVHSSYFNVLNYRELLFNDFGDRVAQLLHVESAMPVLQNRSTRCVQQQSLIVNTHLLFPHDHSLSVVRLRQVYKILQYIEAYQEENKLGPMPIILCGDWNGSKRGQVYKFLRSQGFVSSYDTAHQYSDGEEDAHKWVSHRNHRGNICGVDFIWLLNPDKCRKPLKTSWNEAVFGIIKYLLLQVAFLSEENAFALLKADSPDDHITYSSFYQALSQLGMVHADRLNSEEIEDLWGEADRDGDGVIDYKEFQDGGRASPRLHLGIAAVHCGSGCFKHQHIGLQPSVAKQTGNAAWSVGLKEKGW; translated from the exons ATG GCGAAGAAGCAGCGTAGGGAGGCGAGCGCGAGGCGGCGCCGGGACCGCCACCACGACCGGTGGCTGCCACGGGACGAACGCTGCGTCTCCTGCACCACGTTCAACATTCTCGCGCCGATCTACAAACGCATGGACTCTGAG AATTGCAGGGAGAGCCAGTACAGGGCCTACTGGTTCAGCCGCAACGAGAAGATCATTGACCGTCTTCTTGCTGATAGCTCGTCCATCATCTGTCTTCAG GAGGTTTGGTTGGGAAACGATGAGCTGGTGGACATGTACCAGAAGCGGCTGGGTGACGCCAATTACACGCTCTTTAAGCTTGCACGCACCAACAATCGTGGAGATG GTCTACTTACTGCTGTACATAGCAGCTACTTCAATGTTTTGAATTATCGGGAGCTTCTCTTCAATGACTTTGGTGATCGAGTGGCTCAGCTGTTGCATGTTGAGTCAGCGATGCCCGTCTTGCAAAACCGAAGCACCAGATGTGTCCAGCAGCAGAGCCTCATTGTCAACACCCATTTATTATTCCCTCATGACCACAGCCTTTCAGTAGTCCGCCTGAGACAG GTATATAAGATCCTTCAGTATATAGAGGCTTACCAGGAAGAGAATAAACTTGGTCCAATGCCAATCATTCTATGCGG GGATTGGAACGGAAGTAAACGTGGCCAAGTTTACAAGTTCCTTCGTTCGCAGGGGTTTGTTTCATCATATGACACTGCTCATCAATACAGTGACGGCGAAGAAGATGCGCACAAG TGGGTGAGTCATCGTAACCATCGAGGCAACATCTGTGGAGTTGATTTCATTTGGCTTCTCAATCCGGATAAGTGCAGGAAGCCCCTGAAAACCAGCTGGAATGAAGCTGTCTTTGGTATCATCAAG TACCTCCTTCTCCAAGTTGCATTTCTTTCCGAGGAGAATGCATTTGCGCTCCTCAAGGCAGACAGCCCTGATGATCACATCACATATTCAAGTTTCTACCAGGCACTCTCTCAG TTAGGAATGGTCCATGCTGATCGCCTAAATTCAGAAGAAATTGAAGATCTATGGGGTGAAGCTGACCGTGATGGAGATGGTGTTATTGACTACAAAGAGTTTCAG GATGGTGGGCGCGCTTCGCCGCGCCTGCACTTGGGGATCGCAGCAGTACACTGTGGAAGTGGCTGTTTCAAACATCAGCACATCGGCTTGCAGCCTTCGGTAGCGAAGCAGACTGGTAATGCCGCTTGGTCAGTTGGTCTAAAAGAGAAAGGATGGTAG
- the LOC101759592 gene encoding uncharacterized calcium-binding protein At1g02270 isoform X4, translating to MAKKQRREASARRRRDRHHDRWLPRDERCVSCTTFNILAPIYKRMDSENCRESQYRAYWFSRNEKIIDRLLADSSSIICLQEVWLGNDELVDMYQKRLGDANYTLFKLARTNNRGDGLLTAVHSSYFNVLNYRELLFNDFGDRVAQLLHVESAMPVLQNRSTRCVQQQSLIVNTHLLFPHDHSLSVVRLRQVYKILQYIEAYQEENKLGPMPIILCGDWNGSKRGQVYKFLRSQGFVSSYDTAHQYSDGEEDAHKWVSHRNHRGNICGVDFIWLLNPDKCRKPLKTSWNEAVFGIIKYLLLQVAFLSEENAFALLKADSPDDHITYSSFYQALSQLGMVHADRLNSEEIEDLWGEADRDGDGVIDYKEFQLTLNLQVQRESMALH from the exons ATG GCGAAGAAGCAGCGTAGGGAGGCGAGCGCGAGGCGGCGCCGGGACCGCCACCACGACCGGTGGCTGCCACGGGACGAACGCTGCGTCTCCTGCACCACGTTCAACATTCTCGCGCCGATCTACAAACGCATGGACTCTGAG AATTGCAGGGAGAGCCAGTACAGGGCCTACTGGTTCAGCCGCAACGAGAAGATCATTGACCGTCTTCTTGCTGATAGCTCGTCCATCATCTGTCTTCAG GAGGTTTGGTTGGGAAACGATGAGCTGGTGGACATGTACCAGAAGCGGCTGGGTGACGCCAATTACACGCTCTTTAAGCTTGCACGCACCAACAATCGTGGAGATG GTCTACTTACTGCTGTACATAGCAGCTACTTCAATGTTTTGAATTATCGGGAGCTTCTCTTCAATGACTTTGGTGATCGAGTGGCTCAGCTGTTGCATGTTGAGTCAGCGATGCCCGTCTTGCAAAACCGAAGCACCAGATGTGTCCAGCAGCAGAGCCTCATTGTCAACACCCATTTATTATTCCCTCATGACCACAGCCTTTCAGTAGTCCGCCTGAGACAG GTATATAAGATCCTTCAGTATATAGAGGCTTACCAGGAAGAGAATAAACTTGGTCCAATGCCAATCATTCTATGCGG GGATTGGAACGGAAGTAAACGTGGCCAAGTTTACAAGTTCCTTCGTTCGCAGGGGTTTGTTTCATCATATGACACTGCTCATCAATACAGTGACGGCGAAGAAGATGCGCACAAG TGGGTGAGTCATCGTAACCATCGAGGCAACATCTGTGGAGTTGATTTCATTTGGCTTCTCAATCCGGATAAGTGCAGGAAGCCCCTGAAAACCAGCTGGAATGAAGCTGTCTTTGGTATCATCAAG TACCTCCTTCTCCAAGTTGCATTTCTTTCCGAGGAGAATGCATTTGCGCTCCTCAAGGCAGACAGCCCTGATGATCACATCACATATTCAAGTTTCTACCAGGCACTCTCTCAG TTAGGAATGGTCCATGCTGATCGCCTAAATTCAGAAGAAATTGAAGATCTATGGGGTGAAGCTGACCGTGATGGAGATGGTGTTATTGACTACAAAGAGTTTCAG CTTACATTGAATTTACAAGTTCAAAGGGAGTCAATGGCTCTTCATTAG
- the LOC101759592 gene encoding uncharacterized calcium-binding protein At1g02270 isoform X2 encodes MAKKQRREASARRRRDRHHDRWLPRDERCVSCTTFNILAPIYKRMDSENCRESQYRAYWFSRNEKIIDRLLADSSSIICLQEVWLGNDELVDMYQKRLGDANYTLFKLARTNNRGDGLLTAVHSSYFNVLNYRELLFNDFGDRVAQLLHVESAMPVLQNRSTRCVQQQSLIVNTHLLFPHDHSLSVVRLRQVYKILQYIEAYQEENKLGPMPIILCGDWNGSKRGQVYKFLRSQGFVSSYDTAHQYSDGEEDAHKWVSHRNHRGNICGVDFIWLLNPDKCRKPLKTSWNEAVFGIIKYLLLQVAFLSEENAFALLKADSPDDHITYSSFYQALSQLGMVHADRLNSEEIEDLWGEADRDGDGVIDYKEFQCIWSPNCCSQEEDDTEIDITDERIDTFEANDGAFGFTVKEAVLFPPEVERGMWPENYSLSDHAPLTVVFSPVRMPCSPRTPGTL; translated from the exons ATG GCGAAGAAGCAGCGTAGGGAGGCGAGCGCGAGGCGGCGCCGGGACCGCCACCACGACCGGTGGCTGCCACGGGACGAACGCTGCGTCTCCTGCACCACGTTCAACATTCTCGCGCCGATCTACAAACGCATGGACTCTGAG AATTGCAGGGAGAGCCAGTACAGGGCCTACTGGTTCAGCCGCAACGAGAAGATCATTGACCGTCTTCTTGCTGATAGCTCGTCCATCATCTGTCTTCAG GAGGTTTGGTTGGGAAACGATGAGCTGGTGGACATGTACCAGAAGCGGCTGGGTGACGCCAATTACACGCTCTTTAAGCTTGCACGCACCAACAATCGTGGAGATG GTCTACTTACTGCTGTACATAGCAGCTACTTCAATGTTTTGAATTATCGGGAGCTTCTCTTCAATGACTTTGGTGATCGAGTGGCTCAGCTGTTGCATGTTGAGTCAGCGATGCCCGTCTTGCAAAACCGAAGCACCAGATGTGTCCAGCAGCAGAGCCTCATTGTCAACACCCATTTATTATTCCCTCATGACCACAGCCTTTCAGTAGTCCGCCTGAGACAG GTATATAAGATCCTTCAGTATATAGAGGCTTACCAGGAAGAGAATAAACTTGGTCCAATGCCAATCATTCTATGCGG GGATTGGAACGGAAGTAAACGTGGCCAAGTTTACAAGTTCCTTCGTTCGCAGGGGTTTGTTTCATCATATGACACTGCTCATCAATACAGTGACGGCGAAGAAGATGCGCACAAG TGGGTGAGTCATCGTAACCATCGAGGCAACATCTGTGGAGTTGATTTCATTTGGCTTCTCAATCCGGATAAGTGCAGGAAGCCCCTGAAAACCAGCTGGAATGAAGCTGTCTTTGGTATCATCAAG TACCTCCTTCTCCAAGTTGCATTTCTTTCCGAGGAGAATGCATTTGCGCTCCTCAAGGCAGACAGCCCTGATGATCACATCACATATTCAAGTTTCTACCAGGCACTCTCTCAG TTAGGAATGGTCCATGCTGATCGCCTAAATTCAGAAGAAATTGAAGATCTATGGGGTGAAGCTGACCGTGATGGAGATGGTGTTATTGACTACAAAGAGTTTCAG TGCATCTGGAGCCCAAACTGCTGCAGTCAAGAGGAGGATGATACCGAAATCGACATCACTGACGAACGCATAGATACTTTTGAGGCAAATGATGGAGCCTTTGGCTTTACCGTGAAGGAAGCTGTTCTCTTCCCACCAGAAGTAGAGAGGGGCATGTGGCCAGAGAATTACAGTCTCTCGGATCATGCCCCCCTCACTGTGGTGTTCTCCCCTGTTAGAATGCCCTGCTCTCCACGCACTCCTGGGACTCTCTAG
- the LOC101759592 gene encoding uncharacterized calcium-binding protein At1g02270 isoform X1: MAKKQRREASARRRRDRHHDRWLPRDERCVSCTTFNILAPIYKRMDSENCRESQYRAYWFSRNEKIIDRLLADSSSIICLQEVWLGNDELVDMYQKRLGDANYTLFKLARTNNRGDGLLTAVHSSYFNVLNYRELLFNDFGDRVAQLLHVESAMPVLQNRSTRCVQQQSLIVNTHLLFPHDHSLSVVRLRQVYKILQYIEAYQEENKLGPMPIILCGDWNGSKRGQVYKFLRSQGFVSSYDTAHQYSDGEEDAHKWVSHRNHRGNICGVDFIWLLNPDKCRKPLKTSWNEAVFGIIKYLLLQVAFLSEENAFALLKADSPDDHITYSSFYQALSQLGMVHADRLNSEEIEDLWGEADRDGDGVIDYKEFQQCIWSPNCCSQEEDDTEIDITDERIDTFEANDGAFGFTVKEAVLFPPEVERGMWPENYSLSDHAPLTVVFSPVRMPCSPRTPGTL, encoded by the exons ATG GCGAAGAAGCAGCGTAGGGAGGCGAGCGCGAGGCGGCGCCGGGACCGCCACCACGACCGGTGGCTGCCACGGGACGAACGCTGCGTCTCCTGCACCACGTTCAACATTCTCGCGCCGATCTACAAACGCATGGACTCTGAG AATTGCAGGGAGAGCCAGTACAGGGCCTACTGGTTCAGCCGCAACGAGAAGATCATTGACCGTCTTCTTGCTGATAGCTCGTCCATCATCTGTCTTCAG GAGGTTTGGTTGGGAAACGATGAGCTGGTGGACATGTACCAGAAGCGGCTGGGTGACGCCAATTACACGCTCTTTAAGCTTGCACGCACCAACAATCGTGGAGATG GTCTACTTACTGCTGTACATAGCAGCTACTTCAATGTTTTGAATTATCGGGAGCTTCTCTTCAATGACTTTGGTGATCGAGTGGCTCAGCTGTTGCATGTTGAGTCAGCGATGCCCGTCTTGCAAAACCGAAGCACCAGATGTGTCCAGCAGCAGAGCCTCATTGTCAACACCCATTTATTATTCCCTCATGACCACAGCCTTTCAGTAGTCCGCCTGAGACAG GTATATAAGATCCTTCAGTATATAGAGGCTTACCAGGAAGAGAATAAACTTGGTCCAATGCCAATCATTCTATGCGG GGATTGGAACGGAAGTAAACGTGGCCAAGTTTACAAGTTCCTTCGTTCGCAGGGGTTTGTTTCATCATATGACACTGCTCATCAATACAGTGACGGCGAAGAAGATGCGCACAAG TGGGTGAGTCATCGTAACCATCGAGGCAACATCTGTGGAGTTGATTTCATTTGGCTTCTCAATCCGGATAAGTGCAGGAAGCCCCTGAAAACCAGCTGGAATGAAGCTGTCTTTGGTATCATCAAG TACCTCCTTCTCCAAGTTGCATTTCTTTCCGAGGAGAATGCATTTGCGCTCCTCAAGGCAGACAGCCCTGATGATCACATCACATATTCAAGTTTCTACCAGGCACTCTCTCAG TTAGGAATGGTCCATGCTGATCGCCTAAATTCAGAAGAAATTGAAGATCTATGGGGTGAAGCTGACCGTGATGGAGATGGTGTTATTGACTACAAAGAGTTTCAG CAGTGCATCTGGAGCCCAAACTGCTGCAGTCAAGAGGAGGATGATACCGAAATCGACATCACTGACGAACGCATAGATACTTTTGAGGCAAATGATGGAGCCTTTGGCTTTACCGTGAAGGAAGCTGTTCTCTTCCCACCAGAAGTAGAGAGGGGCATGTGGCCAGAGAATTACAGTCTCTCGGATCATGCCCCCCTCACTGTGGTGTTCTCCCCTGTTAGAATGCCCTGCTCTCCACGCACTCCTGGGACTCTCTAG